The Malus domestica chromosome 10, GDT2T_hap1 genome contains a region encoding:
- the LOC103445616 gene encoding probable methyltransferase PMT3, translating to MSRGRADGSQKKRLVTSVLVLVIICGLLYFYSKKNGSSALEYGSKIRKFGSTYLGVDEDVGDSPPKLGEDEEDGVILKSIPVCDDRHSELIPCLDRNLIYETRLKLDLSVTEHYERHCPVPERRYNCLIPPPPGYKIPIKWPKSRDEVWKANIPHTHLATEKSDQKWMVVKGEKIGFPGGGTHFHYGADKYIASMANMLNFPENILNNGGRLRTVLDVGCGVASFGGYLLSSDIISMSLAPNDVHQNQIQFALERGIPAYLGVLGTKRLPYPSRSFELAHCSRCRIDWLQRDGILLLELDRVLRPGGYFAYSSPEAYAQDEEDLRIWKAMSALVERMCWKIAAKKNQTVIWVKPLTNDCYMERPPGTQPPLCRSDDDPDAVYNVKMEACITPYSEQNHRARGSGLAPWPARLTTLPPRLGDFGYSSDIFEKDMEVWQQRVENYWNLLSPKINSDTIRNVMDMKANLGSFAGALKNKDVWVMNVVPEDGPNTLKIIYDRGLIGSVHNWCEAYSTYPRTYDLLHAWTLFSDIERKGCSSVDLLIEMDRILRPQGFIIVRDNRKVVEFINKYMKALHWEAVATADAEGGTEQDDDVLFVIQKKIWHTSESFRNVD from the exons ATGTCTCGGGGGAGGGCTGACGGGAGCCAAAAGAAACGTTTGGTCACCTCAGTTCTTGTTTTGGTAATCATTTGTGGTCTCCTATATTTTTATTCTAAGAAAAATGGTTCCTCCGCTCTCGAGTATGGCAGTAAGATTAGAAAATTTGGTTCTACTTACTTGGGTGTGGATGAAGATGTTGGCGATTCACCTCCCAAACTTGGTGAAGATGAAGAGGATGGCGTTATATTGAAGAGCATACCG GTCTGTGATGATAGACATTCAGAACTGATTCCTTGCTTAGACAGAAACCTTATCTACGAAACAAGATTGAAATTGGATCTGTCTGTGACGGAGCACTACGAGAGACACTGCCCAGTGCCTGAAAGGCGATATAACTGTTTGATTCCACCTCCTCCCGGATATAAG aTCCCAATCAAGTGGCCTAAAAGCCGAGATGAGGTATGGAAAGCAAATATACCTCATACCCACCTTGCGACTGAGAAGTCTGACCAAAAGTGGATGGTTGTCAAAGGTGAAAAGATTGGATTTCCTGGAGGAGGTACTCACTTCCATTATGGAGCTGACAAGTACATCGCATCAATGGCTAAT ATGCTCAACTTTCCTGAGAACATTTTAAATAATGGAGGAAGGCTCCGAACAGTCCTTGATGTTGGTTGTGGTGTTGCTAGTTTTGGAGGATACCTGCTGTCTTCTGATATTATCTCAATGTCCTTGGCACCTAATGATGTTCATCAAAATCAGATCCAGTTTGCATTGGAGAGAGGAATTCCTGCATATCTTGGTGTTTTAGGGACCAAGAGACTCCCTTACCCTAGTAGATCTTTCGAACTGGCTCATTGTTCTCGCTGTAGGATTGATTGGCTTCAAAGGGATGGGATACTTCTCCTTGAGTTAGATAGAGTACTTAGACCTGGAGGTTATTTTGCCTACTCATCTCCTGAAGCCTACGCACAGGATGAAGAAGATCTTAGAATTTGGAAAGCTATGAGTGCCCTTGTGGAACGGATGTGCTGGAAAATTGCTGCTAAAAAGAACCAAACTGTTATTTGGGTCAAGCCGCTGACTAATGATTGTTACATGGAAAGACCGCCTGGTACTCAACCACCCCTTTGCAGATCAGATGATGATCCAGATGCTGTCTACAACGTGAAAATGGAGGCTTGCATCACACCATACTCTGAGC AAAACCATAGAGCAAGAGGAAGTGGTTTGGCTCCTTGGCCTGCTCGATTGACTACGCTTCCACCCCGTCTTGGTGATTTCGGCTATTCCAGTGACatatttgaaaaagacatg GAAGTTTGGCAACAAAGAGTTGAAAATTACTGGAATCTTTTGAGCCCAAAGATTAATTCCGACACAATAAGGAATGTGATGGACATGAAGGCAAACTTGGGTTCATTTGCAGGGGCTTTGAAGAACAAAGATGTTTGGGTTATGAATGTGGTGCCCGAAGACGGACCTAACACACTAAAAATAATATACGACAGAGGACTGATAGGCTCAGTACATAATTG GTGTGAAGCCTACTCGACCTACCCACGAACTTATGATCTACTTCATGCTTGGACCCTCTTCTCCGATATTGAAAGGAAAGGATGTAGCAGTGTTGATTTGTTAATTGAGATGGATCGCATCCTGAGGCCCCAAGGTTTCATCATTGTGCGTGATAACCGAAAGGTGGTGGAGTTcataaacaaatatatgaaGGCGTTACACTGGGAAGCAGTGGCTACCGCTGATGCAGAGGGAGGCACCGAGCAGGATGATGATGTGCTGTTTGTTATCCAGAAAAAGATTTGGCATACGAGCGAGAGCTTTAGAAATGTAGATTAG